TAGTGCGACGCATAGCAGCAGCCTCATAACGTTTGGAGAGGTTGGCAGTGAATCGAAACCGCCGTTTCGGATTCTTCACGAAACCAACAACTGTCCTCCATTTTTCCAATGCTTCATCCGACGAATGCTTCGATTTCAAATCGAAGTTCTGGTTCAAATAACTATCCATGAATCCTTTCTTTCAAAAATGTTTCAAATCGCCTTCGTTCCTAAAACAGCTACCTCAGCTTCATTCAAATAATCGAAGAAAAATAACTGTGGAAACGGATTAAAGATAAAAAGAGAGGGGAATTTCCGGTACTGCTTGCAACAGCAACGCGGAAGTTTGTGAGAAAAATTGGTGGGAAATAAATAAGATCAAAATGgaatagaaaagaaactgagaaaattcttttaaagaaATGGAGGATCCGAAATTTGATGCAGTTTAGTTGAGTGTTTGAACTGGTATTTTCCTTCTCCTACTATTTAGGAACGGATTTAAAGTCAAAAGTATTCCATTTTTGCAGCAAAACTAAGCACGAATACAgtttaccattaaaaataacCTCAAATTTCGTTGGATCATCATCGAATCAGATCCCTGATTGGTTTTAAAGACTAATtggtttttcttattattaattttgagaatttgTAATGAACACGCTTATTCATATTCATGATAGAAGGGGGTTTTATTTATATCATCTTtacattttttgaattattaattatatattacgCGGGAAAAAACTATGTATATATCTAACGCGGCCAAATGACTGTCTTCCCTGTTGGAGTCTGCATTAGATTATAACtctactttttaattaatttaggctTAAATATGTCTCTTCAAATCCCTACTTCTAATTTTATCTCCAATTTCTTTTAGTTAACTGTTTTATTACTGTTTTTTTTAACACCTTCATGGTAATATCATGATTccctaaaatacaaatttaaatttgatctttaaaattttggattgaTGAGAAACTTTTGGGGTAAAATAATTCGAGACATTTTCTACACCATTATCTCATCCCTCTCAGTTTCACTCACTAAATCCCGAATCCTTTTTCCTTTCTTGGTTCAACATTGCTGTCCTTCCATAGCTGCAACATTGATTCAGGTAGACTCAATTTCTTGGACATGATCGACACAAGTGAATGtcctttgaaaataatttaatttttatattattaaaaataatctaacAAAACCTAATTGAAAATTCTTTTTtggataaactataaaaaaagacacttttatttacctcaaattatattttagtcatttatatttaaaatattacgtCTTAGTCCATTACCTCCATAATAGAGGTCTAAATGGCCAACTTGGATGTTCACCTGCTaggatgaaaatatgtttttaattaaataaatttaatttgaactgCCACATAGGACATCcaaattgacatttaaaactcatttagaCTACAATGCTGGACCGATATTAGGAaggtaacggagcttaacgGTAGAATGACCACttcataacaaaacaataacacaagtgactaaaacataacatttcaaacataaataaataaaatgtaatccaaaacaaacaaaagtgaaaaaaaaaagttaacatataccatttaaaaaatttcatgaaaattatatttttcatttacaatttcatctataaaatcataaaaatataactttattaaaccgtaaatgatattaaaaaaaagtagatttaattttacttCATCCATTTACTAAGATCATTATAACAAAGGAACTTATGAGGTACATTCACCAATGATGAATCTACTAAACCAATTAAATTGGGTGCTGCGATTACAAGAACAAAGATGAATCTACTAAAGTTTTGAACTTGTGACAGATGCATACAATGGGAACCCACAGTTTGTGCAATTTCATATTATAACCATACTCGACCGAACCACAAAACCCCATGGTTAGCAAAGGACTTCAATCCCATGTTCCATCCGTAGACAAACTATGTCTAAATATTGGTCCAAACAGAATCAACATATAATGCTGTTAGAGCAACACAAATCCGTTGCATTTTGATGAATCGATGACAAAGTAAAATATCTAGTACTAATTTCTCAACAACTCAACAGAGCTGACCTAAAAAACTAGCCCAAAATTCAACATCCGTCATTATAGAATAAATGACCTCGCAGGTTGCTTCGAAAACTAGTAAGTGAAAGCAGTTTAATTACTTACTTTTAAGTCGAGTTGGAATTGCTATCTGAATTAAAATATCCTAATTTTTGAAGCTCGGCATGGATTACTCAAATCTccttttttaggtttaaaagaAGCCTGATCAATTGGATATTGAATTGAGCTTGagacttaaaaataaaactcaatcTAGCATGAGCTCACTTCTTACAGTAACAAATACAGAATGAAAGTCAAAACCAACATATAGCATTATCAAGCCTACCAAATCCCACATTCCTCATTGTATTACTCATTcataacataaaaacaaaacaaaactaaaactcCATAAAGCTAAAACTTCAACAGTTGCAAAACACATGAttgagaagggaaaaaaaaagacaacCTTAATCGACGCTCTGCATTATATCCTCAGCTGAAAACTTAGTCCCCTTATCTTTATCAGCAGCGGCGCGTCCCTTAGCCTTACGATCCAGCAAAGACTTCCTATCCTTGTCCAGCCTCAGCTTGGTGATGACAACCTTGGATGGGTTGATCCCAACGTTGACGGTGGAACCGTTCACTTTCTCGCGCGTGATGCGCTCGATGTGGATCACCCATTTGCGGCGGTACACTTGAACCACTTTCCCTTCGCGTCCCTTGTAGGTCCCACGAACCACTTGGACCTCGTCATCCTTGCGCACCGGCATAGACCGGACGTTGTACTTGGACTTCAGATCAGATGAGAGGGGTGCGCTCATTAAGACGCGGCGGACGGAAGAAGGTGCTGTGAAATGAGCCTTGCGGCTCTTGCGGCGAGAGGAGGAGACACGCGGGTTGTACTTCATTGTTGCGGCGGCAGGGTGTCGTTCGGCTCTTCCTCTTCGAAAGTATGGAAATGGAGTCTGGAAGAATATATAGTGGGAGGAGGGAACTAGGGTTTGTTTGGATGTGATTGGGAAATGGGCTTTCGGCCCAGTTCATGTAGAACTAAGACTGTTAGCCCAATAGGCCAGTGCTTGGACAGTTAGTAAGCCTACGAGAAGCTATTTAAAAGAacttttttatcttaaatttaaatgttatatatgcAAGAAGTTGACAATTTTCCATAAAacctttttttatgttattatatttaataatctaataattaattttatcaatccAATTTATTATATGTAAAGTTTTATATcgatgtaatttaataaatataccATTATATACTAGATAGAGGTGTTATGGGTCGGGTTATGTTCGAGTTGGACTTAAATATGATgctaacatattttatatttgctcAAGTTcaatctaatttaaaatatgggcctaaaatgtTATCCAAGCCCACTCATGTTTGTAAATAGTTAATCCAAGCCAATTTTAGGTCcgttcatattattttttaaaagttttttaaatatatattttttattttaatatttaataatttaatatatttattatttattattgttctagtcttcttaaatttttttaatgtttccattatagtattatataatatgttataaattacataccatatataaaaataacataatataaaacattacaaacttGAAAAATTGGTCTAGCCAAGTCAGGCTCAGgtcttgaatgttcaagctctAGTTCGTCCCAATTTTTTTACCTAAGCTCATTTATcggatttaatatttttgtccaaacccttttaaattttgaataaacatttaaacttaaataaataactcgcccataaatagatctaatagTAATACTAAATTACCTTTCACCCACACTATAGAAGTgacaacttttatatttttaatatccaATACTTATAATTTATAAGATTTTGTGACACATGCAAATGAatgtcatatttattttttcaaacgGTGATTAACCCTAATAGAAGAAAGTAGATAAGATATATATATGCGCTCActttttatgttataataactttcatttgtttattttaataaatttatcaattaagatatatgttttaatttgggATACCAATATAATCTTATGATATATCCATTGTTGAAATAAATAGGTAAATGAAACTTTAGAAAATATGATATCCTAAGTTAAATCCCATTATAGTAatattgtatataaaaattaaaagaaaaacattttcatattaatatttattacatgGTGGATATaaagagtttttttaaaaataaattggtgtTGAGTTGACTTATAACATTAATTCAATCAATAACTtagataatattatattatgatgTTGATGAAAAAATATTAGAGTAAACTATACAAATGATCACCCTACTACACTTGTGTTTCTGTTTTGATCATCtagctttaaaaattttcaatttagacGCAAAACGTTTGAATTTCTTCTTGTATTGGTCTCCTGCTATTAAATCGATAATGGAAAGTATTTCTTCTAACTGGTATAATAACACCTTTAGTTCTTAATACTTATATTCCatcaatttgattctaattctaaaaaatttaataaattaacctTTCATCTTTCACATTTACAAGtcctatcaatttaatcctcaaactTCCTAAGCAAagcttttagcttttaaaacagaggcatttcatgtttataaatttgtaaaatccaaaaaaagtgtaacaccccaaaaatgtatatttttgtttgtaaaaatataacacaaatatctatttgcttcagtggttaagtgatttagttGTGTGgatgaggtcccaagttcaaacCATGCCTTTggcaaaattttggaattttttttttctaattaaagcTTTATCCTTGTTCAGTGggcttaagtttaattatttgtaaaactatattagaatgagcctgctaGTTCAAGCGGTAAGAGAGTTGGAGTGTTAGAGGTTCTATATTTGAATCTCTGTGCGAGCGAGAATGTTAATCTTTTTACTCGGTTCCCTGGAAGAGTTGTGCAGAAGATGGATTCTTAGTAGTGGATTGTTAGTGGGTAGTTAATTGAGAGAAGATAGGGGAGTTGGGATTTatcgaaattatttttgttattttattttattttattcttttaaaaatttgtttctctctctttctctccaAAATTCTGAGGtcaattttcttcttcacttttcttcttcaattttttgcAGCTTCCTGTTGGATTTTTCGTAGTCAATCATCGCTCTTGCGTTCGTGGCCCTTTTTCATCTGGTAAGTGATCTCTTTTGGCCTTCTTCCTTTGATTTGGGGTCTAGCAACGTCATTTTATGGTAGTTAATCGATGTATCCTTTGTTTATGAGAAGATTAAGGTGCTGGGGTTTCCCAGTCGGTGCTTTAAACGTGTGGATTAACGTTGCTCGACCTAAGGTAAGATTTTAGTCAATTTAAGTGGGTTGTCCATCACTTTTGGTTCGGTTTA
This genomic window from Gossypium raimondii isolate GPD5lz chromosome 10, ASM2569854v1, whole genome shotgun sequence contains:
- the LOC105776707 gene encoding 60S ribosomal protein L26-1, with protein sequence MKYNPRVSSSRRKSRKAHFTAPSSVRRVLMSAPLSSDLKSKYNVRSMPVRKDDEVQVVRGTYKGREGKVVQVYRRKWVIHIERITREKVNGSTVNVGINPSKVVITKLRLDKDRKSLLDRKAKGRAAADKDKGTKFSAEDIMQSVD